The proteins below are encoded in one region of Mya arenaria isolate MELC-2E11 chromosome 15, ASM2691426v1:
- the LOC128218823 gene encoding histone H2A: MSGRGKGGKAKSKAKSRSSRAGLQFPVGRIHRLLRKGNYAERVGAGAPVYLAAVLEYLAAEVLELAGNAARDNKKSRIIPRHLQLAIRNDEELNKLLSGVTIAQGGVLPNIQAVLLPKKTGSASKGGKATSQSQEY; encoded by the coding sequence ATGTCTGGTCGCGGGAAAGGTGGAAAAGCTAAATCAAAGGCAAAGAGCCGATCATCTCGTGCCGGACTCCAATTTCCTGTTGGAAGAATTCACAGACTTCTGAGAAAAGGAAATTACGCGGAAAGAGTCGGGGCCGGAGCGCCAGTATACCTGGCTGCCGTCTTGGAATATCTCGCTGCAGAAGTACTCGAGTTGGCGGGTAATGCAGCTAGGGACAACAAAAAATCTAGAATCATCCCCCGACATTTGCAGCTGGCAATCAGAAACGACGAAGAGTTAAATAAACTGTTGTCCGGCGTGACCATTGCACAAGGAGGTGTTTTGCCAAACATTCAGGCTGTTCTGCTACCGAAGAAAACTGGCAGTGCTTCTAAAGGAGGCAAAGCTACCTCACAGAGCCAAGAATACTAG